The nucleotide sequence GGGACGTTGGACTCTGGATCAAATATTAGAAGAACATTCTTTTCTAAAGGAGTTGGAGGAAGGAGAAATACCTGTAGTCGCTCCCCTGACTTTGGAAAACGGAGTCACAGTCCGAGAAACGAAGGGAATTTATTATACGATCTGGCCTCTACAAAAAGGAAGACTGGTAGAAGAGCTGGACAAAAACAATTTAGTCCAAATAGGAAGACTACTCGCCAGAATACACAATATTGGCGCCTCTAAACAGGCAAAACATAGGATACAATACAATCTGAAAAATTTCGGCGAGGAGCCATTGCGGTTTTTAAAAGAGAAGGAGTTCCTGCCCGCTCATCTATGGAAAAGATACGAAATAGCGGCCAGCAGGATATTTCACTCCTTCTCAGAAGCTTCCAAAGATATGCCGTTCCATCGGATCCACGGAGATTGCCATAAAGGAAATTTAATACAGACATCCGACGGACTATGCTTTATAGACTTCGACGATTTTGTGACCGGGCCGGCAGTACAGGATTTTTGGATGCTTCTTCCTTTCGGCGACTCCTCTTCCGAATACGAAAGAGAGATCTTTTTAGAAGGCTACCGCGAGTTTCGGGAATTTCGCCATTCTTGGTTCGATCTCGTGGAACCATTACGAGGTTTACGCTATATCCATTATTCTGCATGGATCGCAAAACGCTGGGAAGATCCTTCTTTCCCGAATGCGTTTCCTCATTTCGGGACCGAAGAATATTGGGAAAAAGAAACCCAGGATCTGGAAAGATTGGGTTCGGATCTTCCTGTATCTTCCGAGTCGGATGGCAGGAACTCTTTTGGTAAAACGGAAGAGTCCGAACTTACGAATAAGGACTTTTTTTGGGATATGGAGGATTAGGAGGTTAATCACTGAATATTCTTAATAAAAATTAAGATTTCCCTTCCTACATAATTACAAATTTTCTCGATTTTCTCAGTTGGAATAATTTGGTCATATAAACCAATTTCTTTTATTCCCGCTGTCCCCGTTTGGATTTCATAATTAAAATCATTAAATCTAATATTTAATGCGAAGCTATAATCGTTCCCTGTTTCTGAAGAATGTTTAAATCCCTTAAGCCTTCCCAAAATAATAACGGATCTCAGCATATCTAATTCTTGTTCGCTGTGGTCTACCCAATACTCAAAATCTACAAAATCCTGAAAGGTTATTTGATGGCCAGAATTCAAGGTTATAATTGACTCATTTTCGATTTCGTGATAGAATTCCTTAAATTTATAAGTAATTATTTCAAGTTTTTTCATTAGAGGAAATAAACTATTTCTAAATGTGTAATTCAGATTCAGCGCATCCTTCTTAGCTTTCACTATATCCTTTTTTGAGATTTCAATTTGTTTCAGCACAAGCTGTATTTCTTTATCTAAATCACCCGGTTCTTCTATATTTTCTCCTTTAACTCCTTTCAACATAATTTCCAAAGAACGAATCAACTGCTGTCCGACGTATTCTACAAAAGTATTAATTTCCCCTCCATCAGCAATTTGCAAAGCTCTAAGATAATTTTCCTTATCTTCCGTCTTAATAATTACAGGAGGATATTCATTCTTTATTAAAATTAAGTTCATTAGAATACGCGCAAGTCTGCCGTTACCATCATCGAAAGGATGTATTTTAATAAAAGCGTGATGAAAAGTGGCTGCAAAGACAAGCGGATGGAGCATTCTTTCTTTCATTTCTTTTTCATGCCAAATCAGAAGTGCCTGCATCTCTTCTTCGACCTTTAAAGGATCAGTGAAAGTTAAAGTTTCGCCTGTTATTGTTTTTACATGGTTGGGAAATTCCTTATATTTTCCCGGCTGGAACTTTTTAAGTATCTTTTTTCCGTTTTGATCAATTGCTTCCGTTTCGTATGGTTCTACCAATAATAATTTATGAAAGGAACGAATAATAAATTGAGTTAAAGGTTTATTCTCTTTAATAAAATCTTCCAATTCATGAATTGCTTCATTGTGTCCTTTGATATCCAGATGATCCTTTAAAGGTTTTCCGGCCGCAGTAAGACCGTGGAGCAAGAATGCCTTCGTTTCTCCGAAAGTAAGAGAGTTTCCTTCAATGTTATTAGAATGAAAGTTCCAATCTAACCGGAACTTTCTCATAATTCGATCCATGGTATCGTCCGGAATTGGTCGAAGTGCATCAATTTTTGATTTTAGATCATCGATTTGTTGGATCATTTCAGAGATCGACATATTTATAGATTCGTCATTTGTGAACTAGTAGCAATGAATTTAATAATGAAGTGCAGCTTCCAAACCTGAATTAGCCGCAAATGTAAGCTTATCTAATTCATCCCGGACCCTTTTTCCCTGTCGAAGTGCCTACAAAATCCCCAACCCACGAGATTCTGCCAAAATCCAATTTTTTGAGATTGACTCTCAAGTCTAAAATTAGAGATTTGTCACAGTATTGTCAGGAGAAACCCCATGAGCCTAGCCCAAGCATTAAGAGACGGAACCTCCGAATCTCATACCATCGCGGAAAATAACGCATTCATTCGCTGCTTCATGAAAGGAGTCTTGGAGCCCAAAAGTTACGCAAAACATTTGGAATCTTTTTATTTCGTGTATGCAGCAATGGAAGAAGAGCTGGAAAACAAAAAAGACCATCCAATCGTAGGAAAGATCAGATTCCCGGAATTATATAGAAAGGCGATGATCGAAAAGGACCTATCACATTTTTTCCAACCGGGACATTCTCCAAAGGCGACTCCTGCAACGGAAGCTTACGTAAAACATATTAGAGAAACTGCAAATACTTCCCCTGAATTATTAGTGGCTCATAGTTATGTTCGTTATTTGGGAGATCTTTCCGGCGGTCAGATCCTAAAAAGAGTGGCAGCTAAAGCTTTAGGGATCGAAGGAACATCCGGTCTGGATTTTTACGAGTTTCCCGAGATTTCTAGTCCGAAAGATTTTAAGGATAAATATAGAAACACATTAGATTCTCTTCCTTTGTCCGATTCCGAAAAACAAAAGATCGTGCAAGAGGCGAACGAAGTTTTCAAATTGAACGGAAAAATTTTCGACGAGTTGGAAGAAACCTTGATCTCCTCAATAGGCAAAGATAAATTCGAAGAAGTTTTAGCGAGTCCTGCGAGGCACTGATTTTTGTTAAAAGTATCTGCCAAAAAAGAATCCTCCTCCTTGGAGGTGGATTCTTTTCCCTGGATCACATTATCCTTCATCTTTTTAACTATGCTTCCGGTTACGATGATCGTGCCGGTATATAAAGAGATTATAAAAGATAGATTGGGTGGAACCGGATACGGAGTAGCCTGGTTCCAAAGTTCCGCCATGCTTGGTTCTTTCTTATTCTCACCTTTGGCAGGGTGGCTATCGGATAAATTAGGAACGAGAAAAAAATTAATCGGGACTTTTGCTATATTGGATGCGTTTTTGTTAGCCCTCCTCCCGTTTATGCCGAATATCTCATCTCTATTTGTTTTGAGATTTTTGGAAGGAGGGGCTCACATTTTTGTGATCGGCCTACTTCTCACCTGTATTTCGGACAGAGAAAAAGACCAAACATCTAGTTTTTATAATAAAGGAATCTTATTCGGATTAGGCGGAACACTTCTTACATTAGGAGGAGGTGTCGGCCAATCTCTCGGATTTTTAGGGAATAAAGATCCTCTCCTACCGTTTTTTGTAGGCGGGTTTATTCTTTTGGTTTTGGGAATTTTATCCTTCTTCTTCTTGGAAGAAGGTAACCTAAAAAAATTAGAATGGGAAGGGTGGCAAAAGACTAAAACTGCACTAGTTCTTTCTCCTTTATTACTCGTTCCGATCGCTTTCCATTTTGTGGATCGATTTACTGTTGGTTATTTTTTAAGCTCCTTAAATTTACATCTCAGAGAAGATCTGGGATTTTCCCCAGGTCAGGTCGGCGGGCTTTTCGGAGTAATGTTTCTGTTAATGAGTGTGTTGTCACTTCCTGCGGCACTTATTTCCAGAAGATGGAATTCCATCTCCTTAGTTTGGATCGGCTCTTTCATTTACGGGGTCGCTCAAGCGAGCACTGGCTATTTAAACAGTTCATCCGGACTGTATTTGTCTATGATTGCATGCGGTATAGGTGCCGGGATCATGTATGTCCCTGCTATGAGACTTGCTTCTTCACTCGCCCCCATCGGTTTTAATGCAGTGGTAATGACTGTGTTTACCGGGCTTGGTTCCTTGGGATTTCTTTTGGGACCTATAGTTTCCGTTTATGCTCAAGAGTCACTTAGTCAATTGTACGATAAAACTTCCGCTCTGGAATTCACAGGGATCTTGTATGGAGGTTTAGAAGTTTTATTGGTTTTAAGCACTCTTCCCCTGCTATCTAAAATTTTAGAGAAGGAAAGATGACTCGATCGATACGATCTATAAAGTTTTTAGAATATATTTCGTTCACCGACTTTGTTAATCTCAATTCCTGAATAATCAGGCGTTAATAATATCAAACAAATTTAGTTATATTAACGTATTTCCTCTTTAAAACGAGATTCGTTTTAGATTTAAGTTTACTATAGCGATAAAAACATCTCATATAACGGATAATGATCTTACAAGCTAGGAGAACGGAAATCATCCCATTCTTCCAACCGATCTTGTCCGTAGAAGATGGGCGAATTTTCGCCCATGAAGTTTTGGCTCGTAAAAGAACAGTAGATGGTTTTGTTTCCGCGGGCTATTTATTTTCAACAGAGGCAGGCCTATCCGACTCGGAACTGGGAGAACTGGAAGAAGGACTCTGGAGAAAAGCTTTAGAAATACTTAAAGTTTATCCTTACCAATCCAAATTATTTCTGAATATTTCTCCCAATCGTCTTTATAGGGAACTGGAGAATGAAAGAATAGATTCTTTTAGATTATTACGTTTAACAAGAGAATATGGAATAGAGCCGAATCGTATCATCTTAGAGGTAACGGAAGAAGAGTTTTCAGGAAGCTTGGATTCGTTAAGGATAGCAGTGGACCTTTTGCGTGCATATGGATTCAAGATCGCATTGGACGATCTAGGTTCAGAAGCATCCGGAATAGAAAGAGTGGGACTTCTTCGCCCGGACTTTTTAAAATTAGATCTGAGATTGATCAGAGCTTCTTCTCGTTCTCCTTCCGTGAGAAAAGTTTTGGAACATATCCGTGACCTTGCATTCTCCTTAGGAGCTTCCGTTTTATACGAAGGTTTAGAAACACAAGAAGAATTGTATTTTGCATTAGAAGGAGGAGCAAGATTTCTACAGGGATTTTTGCTATTGAGACCCGGCGCGGAGCTTTCCACCGGCAAAGAACTGTCTCTATCCATCAAAGAGATGGTAAAATTTTTCCATCAGAAAAAAATGGAAACTCTACGCCAAGAGTTGAATTTCGAGAATAAGATCAGACGGACTTTAGGTGAACTTTTAAATCCTTTTCCTGTATTAAAGATAGCTAATAGATATCTGATTGACGCTTATACCGTATTCCAATCCTCCAAAGAGATCCATAGAGTTTACATAACCGACTCCAAGGGAACACAATTATCCCCTTATTATATGAGGACAGGACAAGATTCCTTTCGGGAAACGAGTCATGGGATCGGTAAAAACTGGTCTTATCTTCCCTATTTTTATAGGCAACTTAGGGACTCCATGAGAAAACCCGATGATTGGGGAATGAGTGAGCGTTACTTTGATAGCGACGCCGTAAAAGATCTGATCGTTTTCAGTAAGGAAGTGGAATCAGGTGCGTACGTATTTTTGGACGTGACCGCTCCTCGTGTGTATTAAAAAACGGCTTTCATGAGCGGTATTGAAAATCAAATCCTACAAGATATTTATAGGGCGTCTTCCCAAGGAGGATTTCTTACTATGAGGGATTTGGAATTGAATACTTCCCTTTCCGAATGGAAATTACGACCTCATTTAGAAGATCTGAAAGAAGCAAGTCTAATCGTAGAGCACCCGGAAGGTTTCCAGGTTGCTCCGAAAGGTAGACATTTTTATCAAAGTAATTGGGGTTAATTCGGAACTTCCAATTCTTCTTCTATCGCCAAAACTTCTTCTTTTTTTACCTGCGTCCTATTCAATATGATCACGGACGAAATCGCGAACACTCCGCCGAGTAAGGTGCTTAATTTAGGCTCTTCTCCTAAAAAGATCCAACTCCCCAAAAGTGCTGTCACAGGTACAAGGAAGATAAACGAACTTGCAGTTCTGGATCCCAATCTGCTGGAAGCGTAAAAATACACTGTGGTCCCAAAGGTTGTAGATATTACGGAAAGATAAAATAGTTGGAGCCAGAAGTTCCAATCGTTATCCATCACTCCGCTCAGATCATAAGGAAATGCGAGAAATAGATCGAACACCGTCCCAATGCTGAACACGTAAAAACTGTAAACCATCGGAGACATCCTTTGTCCTGTACTATGACTGTTCATGCTTAGAACGGCCCAACTGAATGCGCAAAGTAAAAAGTAAACATTCCCCGATTGGAACAACATCGTCCAATCTCCTTCCCAAATTTTTAAGAGTAAAAATCCGCCGGTTAATCCTATGAACAAACCTATGAATTCTTTTCCGGAAGGTAGTTTTTTTTGGAAAGTATGGACCAAGATATACGTAAAGATGGGATTCATCGTGGTCACTAATACCCCGCCAGCTCCCGCTAATCCCTGACTAAGTCCTAATAGGAAAAATTGATTGTATATCGTGTATAAGACAGCACCAATCGCAACTTGTAATAAGCCTTTTTTGTCGGGTAAGACAATGGATTCTCTTCTGAGGATCAGGACCGGGACCAAAGAGATCGCAGTCGCTAAAAATCTCCAGAATACGATCACGATAGGAGGTTCCGTGCCCACGATCGATTTGGCGGAAGGCCAAGCGAATCCCCAACTTACCATGGCGATTACGAGAAGGATAAAGAATTTTATAGATTGATTTTGGAACATCCCTAGTTCTGCCTCATTACCAGTTTTTTTGTTCACCTCTTGAAGAGGAGTATAATAAAAAACCCGGCCTAAGTGCCGGGTTTTCCTTTCGACTTTAGTCTGTATCTGAAAGATCATGCATTAAGATCGATTAGATAACCCCTGCGAGTAATTTGATCGTCGGTATTTACGCCTACCTTGGCGAGACTCTTCGGCGCTGTAACAACTGTATCCATGTTACTGAGCGGATGAAGACGATCCGGCATATTACGGATGGTGAATTCGGATTGGGAGAATTGTTGGGCTGCTCGGTTATTACTTCCAGCCGCGTTGATTTCTTGTAACATAACTGCGAATCCTATTTTTACAAAATTTAGACTATTTAGGGAGTTCTGTAAAGAAATAAATTTTTACAGAGCCTCGCCTTCCCAGCGAGGGTAGACCATCTCGTCTTCCTCTTCCGGGATGGAAGAACCTGCCTCATCCTCGAGTAATGTGAATCCCTTCGGCTCTCCAATGAATTCAGGAAAATATTCGAAGAATAATTTGGCTGCGATAATCCTTTTAGCAGCCGGATAATTCTGTTTGAATGTATCCGAGAAGTCCAACTCGGGTAATTGATGAAATTGGATCCTGTCTTCAAAATTAATAAAGTCCTGCTTGGTGAAACCGACGTTTCTGGAGACAATCTCGTCCTTGAGTAAGATCCAATCCAATTTGAATCTCATTCGATATCCTTGGAATGCGGAAGATCGTTGGATCAGATTTACGATTCTCATCAAAGGATATTCCATATTGTAATAAGGTGTAAGATATATCATTAGATATCTTTGGGAAAAACCTAGAGGTTCCCAAACATTTTCTGGAGAAATATTATGATCACCGTCGAATCTTAACTCTTCTAACATAGAGTGAAGCTCCGGAGCGTTCTTTTTTTCGGTATAAAATTCCTGGATGGCGACCTCTCCGAATTCTCCGTAATAGAGCCATTTGTATAGATCTTGGATCTCTGCCAAGGGATGGGCCTGCAAAAATCTATTGAGACTCTCGATCTTCTCTTCCCTGGTACGGTTTTCGTCTATCTCCTTATGAATCATAAAAACCTTAAGGAAGATTTTTAAATCCGGTTGCTTCCGAATTCAAGCTTAAAACCGGCCTTTGGAAATTTTAGAAAAAGTTTATTCTTGGTCTTTGGAATATTTTTCTTTGTCCGAAGCGAATTCTTGTCCTTTGAGCAAACGGATCAGATTGGTCCTATGAAGTACTAAGATCGTGAAACTAATACAGACGATCGCCCAAAAGATAGGCGTATTATAACTTTTTCCGTCTATAAGAGAAAGTAGATAGTAGGAAATAGGCAAAGTGATCGCTCCCCCTATGGAACCGATGGACACAAAACCGAAGATCTTTTTTAGAATTAAAAATACGATCAACGTAATGAGGATCGGACCGGGAGAAAGCACTGCAAATACTCCGAAGCTGGTCGCCACGCCCTTCCCTCCTTTAAATTTTAAAAAAGGAGAAAACATATGACCAAGGACCGCAGCCACTCCGCAAAAAAGGGAAAGGTATTCTTGGGAATCTTCGTATAAAAATCGTATCGCAAGAGGAAAAACGGCACCTTTTGCAATATCTAAAAGTAAAACGGGGAGTCCTATTTTCCAACCTAGCAAACGGGTAACGTTTGTGGCACCTATATTCCCGCTTCCTTTTTGTCTGATGTCTATTCCTTTCAACTTTGCGGCTAAAAACCCAAAAGGAACGGAACCTAAAAGAAAAGACGCAGGTAAGAAGAATAGATACAGTTCGTTCATTTCCGATCAGACCTCAATTCCAAACGGATCGGGATTCCCTTTAAATTATACTTTTCGGTCAGCTTCTTCTTAATGAATGTCAATAGATTGGATTTAAAATAATCCACATGGTTCACAAATAAGATCAAATGAAACGGAGAAACGGATACTTGGGTACAATACAACATCTTAGGAGGTTTGTTCGCGGAGAAAGACCTACCGGCTTCCGCCATCCATGCTCTGAGTGATTGGTTCAGTTCCGAGGTGGAGATCTTTTTCTTAGAACGGGATGCCAGATCGATGGTCATCTCCATCATCTTATGGATCCGCTGTTTTTCCTTAGCGCTTAAAGTGATGATCTGAATTTCTTTTAAAAGAGGAAACCTCGAATACAAACGTTCTTGGTAATTTTTAAAGGAATCGTTATCCTTATCTTCGATAGCATCCCATTTATTTACCGCGAGTAAAAAAGGTTTCCCTTCTTCTTGGAGCATTCCTACGATCTTTTTGTCGAATTCTCCGAAACCTTTGAGCGCGTCCAAAAGATGAATGACCACATCGGAATTCTGGATGGTTCTTTTAGTCCGTTGGTAAGAATAAAATTCCAAGGCTTCTGCCTTATCCGATTTTCTGCGGATCCCTGCAGTGTCCGTGATACGGATCTTTTTGCCTTCGAACGTGACTGTTGTATCGACGGAGTCTCTGGTTGTTCCCGCAACTTCACTCACAACCGCTCTATCATATCCGCAAAGTGCATTTAATAAACTGGATTTTCCAGCGTTCGGTTTTCCTACGATCGCAAGACTGAAGTCTTCAGTAGCCCCAGAGGAAATTTCCCCTTCTTCTGTGGTTTGGACTTTTCTTTTTGCGGTCGGCAGTAAGAATGCTATCTTTTCTAATAGAAGAGGAAGGTTCCTTCTTCCTATCGCAGAAATCGGGAGGATTTCCGACAGACCCATCTTATAAAAAGAATCCAGGTCTTCTTCATCTTCCGGATGATCCACTTTGTTTACACAATATAAAACGGGGATCTGATTTAACTCCGGATCCTTTCTGAATTTATCAATGAGTCTGGAATCGTACGAAGTAACCTCGTGTAGATCCAAAAGAAAAACTACCAGATCGGATTCTGCGACTTGCCGGAAAGCATTTTCGAGAACCGCTTCTTCCAGACTTTCAGGCCTTTCTATATCCAAACCGGGTGTATCGCATAAGACGAAGTCCAGGCCCTTCTCCGGATTTAAAACACGAGCACGAAGAACATCACGCGTCACACCAGGATAATCCTCGGTAATCGCTAATTTCTTTTTCAGAAGTGCGTTGAATAAAGTGGACTTACCAACATTCTGGCGTCCTACGATACTTATAATCGGAACTCTTTTTTTAGAGGACATTTAAGAGTAATTCTTGGCCTTCATCGCTCTCGCGATTTCCAGTTTTGCGTCGCTTTTTTTCATATCTTCCCGTTTATCGTAGAGTTTTTTAGGTTTTGCTAATGCTAACTCCACCTTGGCCCAACGGTTATCCTTAAAATAAACTTTAGTAGCGACGAGCACCAATCCCTTTTCTTTGATCTGTTTATCTAACTTATCTATCTCTTTTCTATTCAAAAGAAGTTTGCGAGGACGGATATCCGGATGATTTGCATATCCTCCGTTCTTGTATGGAGTGATGGAAAAACCATCTAGGTAAACTTCTCCGTTTTTTATTTTTGCAAACGCATCGGTAAGGTTTGCTTTTTTTTCTCGGAGACTTTTGACTTCGGATCCGGACAAGACGATACCCGCTTCGATGAATGAGATCAATTCGAAGTTGAACTTGGCCTTTTTATTGACCAGAGGTTGAGGGCTATTGTCTTTTTCTTTTTTCGTTGCCATAGTTCCCAGGAGCGGGAATTCCCCGCGCTTACCGCTATCGGGAAGAATGGTGAGTGAGGATCAATCTTCCCAGTTCTGCTCCGATTAAATTCGGCATATTATAAAAGTTTTCGGAAGTGATTTGGATGGAATCCGGAAATAAATGCTCTGCAATATATCTGCGTCCCAATCCCACACCCAAAAACACGTAATTTTTATTCGAATGTTTTAGGATCTCGGCTTTTAGACGTTTATTATCCCGGGATTGGATCTCTTGCTCGATCTCCGTTTTACCCCTTTGTCCCCTAAAGTCCGAAATCATTACCAGTATTTTCGTCTGTGCCTCCGGGGAAAAGTAGGATTCTATCTGTTCTAAGAGCTGGTATTCCTCAATCGAGTCCCCTTGCCAGTCGGAACGGAGGGAATCGAACATCTCCTCCTCCTTTTTAGAATCAAAGTATTCGTCCATTCGTTTCACCTGGACGAGATCGATCCTGTCTTTTCGGTTCATTCTATCCGAATAAGCCGTTACGGAGAAGTTTACGTCATGTTCATCCAGGATATGAGCGCTAGAGAGCATAGCGGATAATGTGGCGACGGAATATTCGAAGTTGAAGATCCTACGCGACTTGGAAACGAGAAAGGCCACTTCTACACCTTTTAGTTTTTCCTCGTCCTTATCGATCGTGGTCTTATCAAATACCTTAGAGTCTCCTTTTCCGGAGAGAAAGGATATATATTTTCGAGTGTCGATTCGAGAACCTTCACTTCTATACATCCGATTGATGTCTATCGCCGGATCAAAAAGTCTTTCCAGGTTCAGTTCCACTTCTTCCAAACTACGCCCGAAAACTTCCTTAAATTCTTTGATGCTGGTTTGGATGGTGTATTCCCAAAGTATCCTACGTTTTGCTAAGAATGCTTTGTATAATTCTTCCGTGCGATACCCCCAGGCTCCGCCTCCGCCTGCAGGTTCTCCTTGGCCCATATTCCCTCTGGTCTCTTGTCCGTACCAAGCGTCGGGCCCTTCTTTTCTTTGGCCGCCGGTTTCAGGAGTATTGATCTCCAGGCCTTCTCTTAATTCCCTTCCGGAGTTTTTGAGTTCCGCCTTTCCTGTTAGAGGCTCTCTTTTATGTAGTTCCGGATCCCACCAACGTTTCTTTTCGATTTCCGTAGAAGGGGTCAGAGTTTTTTTTTTCTTATCTTCCAAAGTTTGGAAGAAGTCCGATACGATCTCGATCCCTGATAAGGAGAATTCTAAAATTCTCTCCAATTCTTTTCTTTCTCCAGGATCGGAGACTTGGTTAGAGTAAGCGATCTTTCCGCCTCTAAAAGCAATCTCGCGCAGGCCCTCTTTTCCAAGAGACTCTTCCGCATAACGCAGTATATGATCTTTCCATTGCAGAAGATTAGAAAGTCCGAATGTATAAGGCATCAAATTCGCGGAACCGATCGTTCTCTTTTTGGAAAGATCCTTAATTTTAATATGGAACTCCGCCATTTTAGAGACAAGGTCTCCTTCAGGAAGATAGAAGTTTAGGATCTCTTGTAATGTCGCATTGTCTTCTAATTCTGGAAACAAAACGGAAGTAAACCTGTTACGAAAGGCTCTGGAAATGGTAGGTGTAGACTTGGTCTTTCTGAATAATTTCAGCGCGAATATGCGGGAATCCTCCTTCAAAGAAAGGGGTTTTTCTTCCGAACTTTCCGGAGGAAGAACGAGAGCCCTTGCATCATCCGTAAGCATATTCAATTTTTCGACTAGTTCGGCGCCAGCTGCTTCCAGGTTGGTGATGAGAATATTCCCACCTTCTCTAATTCCTTTGGTAAGTGGGCCGTCCACCCAACCTACTTGGGAACCGGCGATCGGTTTTAAAGCCCCTATAATATCCGCAGTATGGATCCCTTTACAAAGATGTACCGCTTCTAGAGGAACGCCGCTGATCTCTGTAAACAAAGGTAGAATGAGCTGAGGATCTTGTTCTTCGGAATATTCGATCAGAACATTTTCCTTAAATTGGACTGCTGAGTAGACCTTCTCCGCAAACTCTCTTAGCTTTAAAGGCATCGGAACCGAAGATAGAATTTCTTTTGCGGTTTTTTCGTTGGTAACATGGATCTCCTTATCGTTACAAAATAAGGAACTCTTATGCACTTCGAACTTAGGCTCCGGAAGATTCGGTTTGGATTTTAATCCGGTTTCTTTGAGCAGAAGTTCTATTTGGGAATTTCTATCTTCTTCCTTGCGGAAAGGTTCCACGTAAAAATTCCAAAGTTCTCTGAATCTAAGCTCGGGCTGATCCGCCTTTAAAGCCAGGATACGATTACAAAGTTTTTTTAGATTTCTGATATTGAAGTGATATTTTTCTAGATCACCTTTTCCTAATGTACCGGAGATCACTTTGGATTCGGTCTCCAAGGAAATACGGATACAGGATTTCAAAATATCGGTGTTCATGTTCGGATATAATTTTCCCAAAATGAACAGGATCTCGTCGGGAGTATGAGGATCTATGAATACTGTGGAATAATATCTGGTGATATCGAAAGGAAGCGGTTTACGTCCCTCGAATCCTTCCGAAGGATTTTGGGTTCCTATAAAATTAAAACCATCCGCCCCGTGAATGCGTGATCCGTCTCCTTCGATCAGTTCCAGATAATTGGATTCGTACACTGTGGAAAAACGTTTGATGATATGAGGTGGACAGAGGTTCATCTCATCCGCCACAAAACTTGCGCCACTTCTGACAGCGGAAGTTAAAGGCCCGTCTCCCCAAGCGAATCCTTTTCCGTCCAATAGCAAACGATAAGAACCGATCAGATCTTCGGGAAGAGTGTCCTCGTTAA is from Leptospira sp. WS58.C1 and encodes:
- a CDS encoding serine/threonine protein kinase codes for the protein METPGKEFYNRLDIDSVLSAVEDAGFSVSGHCLALNSLENRVYDVGLEEGGRLVVKFYRPGRWTLDQILEEHSFLKELEEGEIPVVAPLTLENGVTVRETKGIYYTIWPLQKGRLVEELDKNNLVQIGRLLARIHNIGASKQAKHRIQYNLKNFGEEPLRFLKEKEFLPAHLWKRYEIAASRIFHSFSEASKDMPFHRIHGDCHKGNLIQTSDGLCFIDFDDFVTGPAVQDFWMLLPFGDSSSEYEREIFLEGYREFREFRHSWFDLVEPLRGLRYIHYSAWIAKRWEDPSFPNAFPHFGTEEYWEKETQDLERLGSDLPVSSESDGRNSFGKTEESELTNKDFFWDMED
- a CDS encoding EAL domain-containing protein — its product is MILQARRTEIIPFFQPILSVEDGRIFAHEVLARKRTVDGFVSAGYLFSTEAGLSDSELGELEEGLWRKALEILKVYPYQSKLFLNISPNRLYRELENERIDSFRLLRLTREYGIEPNRIILEVTEEEFSGSLDSLRIAVDLLRAYGFKIALDDLGSEASGIERVGLLRPDFLKLDLRLIRASSRSPSVRKVLEHIRDLAFSLGASVLYEGLETQEELYFALEGGARFLQGFLLLRPGAELSTGKELSLSIKEMVKFFHQKKMETLRQELNFENKIRRTLGELLNPFPVLKIANRYLIDAYTVFQSSKEIHRVYITDSKGTQLSPYYMRTGQDSFRETSHGIGKNWSYLPYFYRQLRDSMRKPDDWGMSERYFDSDAVKDLIVFSKEVESGAYVFLDVTAPRVY
- a CDS encoding Fic family protein, whose product is MIQQIDDLKSKIDALRPIPDDTMDRIMRKFRLDWNFHSNNIEGNSLTFGETKAFLLHGLTAAGKPLKDHLDIKGHNEAIHELEDFIKENKPLTQFIIRSFHKLLLVEPYETEAIDQNGKKILKKFQPGKYKEFPNHVKTITGETLTFTDPLKVEEEMQALLIWHEKEMKERMLHPLVFAATFHHAFIKIHPFDDGNGRLARILMNLILIKNEYPPVIIKTEDKENYLRALQIADGGEINTFVEYVGQQLIRSLEIMLKGVKGENIEEPGDLDKEIQLVLKQIEISKKDIVKAKKDALNLNYTFRNSLFPLMKKLEIITYKFKEFYHEIENESIITLNSGHQITFQDFVDFEYWVDHSEQELDMLRSVIILGRLKGFKHSSETGNDYSFALNIRFNDFNYEIQTGTAGIKEIGLYDQIIPTEKIEKICNYVGREILIFIKNIQ
- a CDS encoding heme oxygenase (biliverdin-producing), with the translated sequence MSLAQALRDGTSESHTIAENNAFIRCFMKGVLEPKSYAKHLESFYFVYAAMEEELENKKDHPIVGKIRFPELYRKAMIEKDLSHFFQPGHSPKATPATEAYVKHIRETANTSPELLVAHSYVRYLGDLSGGQILKRVAAKALGIEGTSGLDFYEFPEISSPKDFKDKYRNTLDSLPLSDSEKQKIVQEANEVFKLNGKIFDELEETLISSIGKDKFEEVLASPARH
- a CDS encoding DMT family transporter, with protein sequence MFQNQSIKFFILLVIAMVSWGFAWPSAKSIVGTEPPIVIVFWRFLATAISLVPVLILRRESIVLPDKKGLLQVAIGAVLYTIYNQFFLLGLSQGLAGAGGVLVTTMNPIFTYILVHTFQKKLPSGKEFIGLFIGLTGGFLLLKIWEGDWTMLFQSGNVYFLLCAFSWAVLSMNSHSTGQRMSPMVYSFYVFSIGTVFDLFLAFPYDLSGVMDNDWNFWLQLFYLSVISTTFGTTVYFYASSRLGSRTASSFIFLVPVTALLGSWIFLGEEPKLSTLLGGVFAISSVIILNRTQVKKEEVLAIEEELEVPN
- a CDS encoding MFS transporter, which translates into the protein MLKVSAKKESSSLEVDSFPWITLSFIFLTMLPVTMIVPVYKEIIKDRLGGTGYGVAWFQSSAMLGSFLFSPLAGWLSDKLGTRKKLIGTFAILDAFLLALLPFMPNISSLFVLRFLEGGAHIFVIGLLLTCISDREKDQTSSFYNKGILFGLGGTLLTLGGGVGQSLGFLGNKDPLLPFFVGGFILLVLGILSFFFLEEGNLKKLEWEGWQKTKTALVLSPLLLVPIAFHFVDRFTVGYFLSSLNLHLREDLGFSPGQVGGLFGVMFLLMSVLSLPAALISRRWNSISLVWIGSFIYGVAQASTGYLNSSSGLYLSMIACGIGAGIMYVPAMRLASSLAPIGFNAVVMTVFTGLGSLGFLLGPIVSVYAQESLSQLYDKTSALEFTGILYGGLEVLLVLSTLPLLSKILEKER